The nucleotide window ccggggcaTTCCCCCTTTTTGAAAAAAAGGAAACCAAAGCGGGAAGGAGGGTGTAGGAGGAAAAACCGAGGGAGAAGTGAGGCGAAAGTAGAGATTGTGTTGCAGATTTCTGTTCTATATTCTTCTTttttcttgaagaagaaaatgTATTTATAGGGGTTTTTCTtgaaaaaaatgtgtgtgtgtgtttttttgAGAAACAAAAGGTGTATGCTCTGTTTGGGctggcgtacgacgggaccagcCCACACATGACATACGAAGGCAGCAGTTTGCAAATGTCACCTCGAAACGGCCTGTAAAGTACTGTAGCATCGATCCCTTCGTGTGAACGTGCGCTCATCCCACCGACCCAGAAAGGCGTGCCGAATTCGAAATTCGAAATCTGAAGCAACCGTTGGAGCGCCTTCCCTCAAACGGCTCTCTCGCATACAAATCTCCCCCACGATCCCCTCCCCAATCACAAACCCTAACCCCAGCCGCCCCCCCATTCCCAACCCACACCACCACCAAATCACCCATCCCGCACGGCAGCCCACCAGAGAGGAAGAGGCCGAGGAAGAGCGGATCTGCGCGATGGCGACGCTCCAGCACCAGAACCAGGGGGCGGCGGCGCCGATGACCACGACTGGCGGCGGGCTGCGCGCCATGGACCTCTACGAGAAGCTGGAGAAGGTCGGGGAGGGCACCTACGGCAAGGTTTACAAGGCCCGGGAGAAGGCGACGGGCCGGATCGTGGCGCTCAAGAAGACGCGCCTCCCGGAGGACGACGAGGGCGTGCCCCCCACGGCGCTCAGGGAGGTCTCGCTGCTGCGGATGCTGTCGCAGGACCCGCACGTCGTGCGCCTGCTGGATCTCAAGCAGGGCCAGAACAAGGAGGGCCAGACCATCCTCTACCTTGTCTTCGAGTACATGGACACCGACCTCAAGAAGTTCATCCGCGGCCACCGCCAGAACCACGAGAAGATCCCCGCCCACACCGTCAAGGTATATCCCTCATTCCCTCTCTTCGCCGATCTCGCTTCTTTTGTTGTTCGTTTTCCATGTCTTGCACGCGAGGTGTTTGCTTGAATGCACATACAGTGATTGATTCTGTTTTTGGTGAACTGGTGATCCGTGCGTGCAGATCCTGATGTACCAGCTCTGCAAGGGCGTGGCTTTCTGCCACGGACGCGGTGTCCTGCACCGTGACCTCAAGCCCCACAACCTGCTCATGGACCGCAAGA belongs to Triticum urartu cultivar G1812 chromosome 7, Tu2.1, whole genome shotgun sequence and includes:
- the LOC125519981 gene encoding cyclin-dependent kinase B2-1, giving the protein MATLQHQNQGAAAPMTTTGGGLRAMDLYEKLEKVGEGTYGKVYKAREKATGRIVALKKTRLPEDDEGVPPTALREVSLLRMLSQDPHVVRLLDLKQGQNKEGQTILYLVFEYMDTDLKKFIRGHRQNHEKIPAHTVKILMYQLCKGVAFCHGRGVLHRDLKPHNLLMDRKTMALKIADLGLSRAFTVPLKKYTHEILTLWYRAPEVLLGATHYSTPVDMWSVGCIFAELITTTALFPGDSEVQQLLHIFKLLGTPNEDVWPGVGKLPNWHEYPQWNVSKLSSVIPSLDADGIDLLEKMLQYEPAKRISAKKAMEHPYFDDVDKALY